The Tripterygium wilfordii isolate XIE 37 chromosome 4, ASM1340144v1, whole genome shotgun sequence genome has a window encoding:
- the LOC119997849 gene encoding transcription initiation factor TFIID subunit 15-like, translated as MSSRPGDWNCRSCQHLNFQRRESCQRCGEPRPSSAGGGDHFGGRGMMSSSSNFGFNTGPDVRPGDWYCTVAKCGTHNFASRSSCFKCGASKEDSSSDSGGYESELTSRMRGFGFGGGGSSSSSSRSGWKSGDWICTRSGCNEHNFASRMECFRCNAPRDSGSKYSY; from the exons ATGAGCTCTAGGCCAGGAGATTGGAACTGTAGGTCGTGCCAACACCTCAACTTCCAGAGAAGGGAGTCGTGCCAACGCTGTGGAGAGCCAAGGCCTTCTTCTGCAGGCGGCGGGGACCACTTTGGTGGAAGAGGCATGATGAGCTCATCGTCTAATTTTGGGTTCAACACAGGCCCTGATGTGAGGCCCGGTGACTGGTACTGCACTGTAGCCAAATGCGGCACACACAACTTTGCCAGCCGTTCTAGCTGCTTCAAGTGTGGCGCTTCCAAGGAAGATTCATCCTCCGACAGTGGCGGTTATGAAAGCGAATTAACTTCCCGCATGAGGGGGTTTGGGTTCGGTGGTGgtggcagcagcagcagctccaGTCGCTCTGGATGGAAATCCGGAGACTGGATTTGCACCAG GTCTGGTTGCAATGAACACAATTTTGCTAGCAGGATGGAGTGTTTCAGGTGCAATGCTCCCAGAGACTCTGGTAGCAAATattcatattaa
- the LOC119997556 gene encoding U-box domain-containing protein 8-like yields the protein MANSQMIVSSSILPETISVYLSEAQSDSPEQQQKALQTLATITKVSPQNRNLLAKTNGAVATLLALSKTSSSTIQSLSLSILFNLSLNPDLKKSLAEMETIYVLNSIILTPISPESSRLAASLVCSLAMLDKNKTKFGVAGTVEVLVNMIARPRGPAAHHLLSSLAELVQFHGNCTLAVRSGAVQVLIQLVESTDGEDLAGTSLAVLGLLARFVEGLNALIKTEHIVNTMLNVLKGRCTFSKEGAAEILLHLFDESEGCLREALSLPEFVSALTDLSVRGSARAREKTSYLMKKMTDADFSALTL from the coding sequence ATGGCCAACTCTCAAATGATCGTGTCTTCATCCATCCTTCCTGAAACAATCAGTGTGTATCTTTCCGAAGCTCAATCAGACTCTCCTGAACAGCAACAGAAAGCTCTGCAAACACTGGCTACGATCACCAAGGTCAGTCCCCAAAACAGAAACCTACTAGCGAAAACAAATGGAGCAGTGGCTACCCTTCTTGCCCTCTCCAAAACATCATCCTCCACCATCCAGTCTCTCTCGTTGTCCATCCTCTTCAACCTCTCCCTCAACCCTGACCTGAAGAAGTCTCTTGCGGAGATGGAAACCATCTATGTCCTGAACTCTATAATTCTCACTCCAATATCCCCAGAGTCCAGCAGATTAGCTGCCTCTCTGGTATGCAGCTTGGCAATGCTTGACAAGAACAAGACTAAGTTTGGTGTAGCAGGCACCGTCGAGGTTTTGGTCAATATGATCGCCAGACCCCGAGGTCCTGCTGCTCATCACCTCCTTAGTTCCTTGGCAGAGCTAGTGCAGTTTCATGGAAATTGCACCTTGGCTGTCCGTTCAGGCGCTGTCCAGGTGCTGATTCAATTGGTGGAGAGCACAGATGGGGAGGATCTGGCTGGAACTTCACTTGCTGTTCTGGGTCTTCTTGCAAGGTTTGTGGAAGGGTTGAATGCTCTTATAAAAACTGAACACATTGTGAATACTATGCTGAATGTGCTAAAAGGAAGGTGCACGTTCAGCAAGGAAGGTGCAGCTGAAATTCTCCTTCACCTGTTCGATGAAAGTGAGGGTTGCCTGAGAGAAGCTCTGAGTCTGCCAGAGTTCGTCAGTGCCCTGACTGATCTTTCAGTTAGAGGTTCAGCAAGAGCTCGAGAGAAAACTTCTTatctgatgaagaagatgacggACGCAGATTTTTCAGCACTGACactataa
- the LOC119996182 gene encoding acyl-protein thioesterase 2-like translates to MTVFLRSRTARSTFEFGSGSTHVVRPKGKHQATIVWLHGLGDKGSSCSQLLETLPLPNIKWICPTAPTRPVALFGGFPCTAWFDVGDISEDAPDDTEGLDATAAHVANLLSTEPADIKLGVGGFSMGAATALYSATCRVLGKYGNGNLYPVNLSAIVGLSGWLPCSRTLRIRMEGSHEAARRAASLSILVFHGLADDVIAYKHGQKSAEALTSAGFRNLTFRTYNGLGHYTVPEEMAEVSNWLTAWLGLEGSRSR, encoded by the exons ATGACTGTCTTCCTTA GAAGTAGAACTGCTAGAAGCACATTTGAGTTTGGAAGTGGAAGTACACATGTCGTCAGACCCAAAGGAAAGCACCAAGCCACTATAGTTTGGCTACATGGCTTGGGAGATAAGGGTTCAAG CTGTTCTCAGCTTTTGGAGACCCTTCCTCTTCCAAAT ATTAAGTGGATTTGCCCAACTGCGCCTACTAGACCAGTAGCATTATTTGGTGGTTTTCCCTGCACTGCTT GGTTTGATGTGGGAGATATTTCAGAAGATGCTCCTGATGATACAGAGGGTTTGGATGCTACGGCTGCACATGTTGCAAATCTCTTGTCAACAGAGCCTGCTGACA TCAAACTGGGTGTTGGCGGCTTTAGTATGGGAGCTGCAACTGCCCTCTACTCTGCCACTTGCCGCGTTTTAGGAAAATATGGTAATGGGAACCTGTATCCAGTTAACCTAAGTGCAATTGTTGGTTTAAGCGGATGGCTACCATGTTCAAG GACCTTGAGGATCAGGATGGAAGGGTCACACGAGGCTGCAAGGAGAGCAGCTTCCTTGTCAATTTTGGTTTTCCATGGCTTAG CCGATGATGTGATTGCATATAAACACGGACAGAAATCAGCAGAGGCCTTAACTTCAGCTGGATTTCGGAATCTTACATTTAGAACCTACAATGG GCTGGGTCACTACACAGTCCCTGAAGAGATGGCTGAAGTTAGTAATTGGCTAACTGCATGGTTAGGGCTTGAAGGGTCTCGATCACGCTAG
- the LOC119996088 gene encoding CRC domain-containing protein TSO1-like isoform X2: MDTKTLPDHSGSSSGGVDEYLVDPVEVDHANSSYSDSSKLEQSDGLLASNELKNNLISDGNESGLSMANVSKKQQIEISGVQLQNVGGSNQDKCDCSPQLLPEQKQIVPTIEDYGGNARASTGGPVENAMQHDYEASQNQHSISRRCLQFGEARPKSTLSSTSSSDPQNNITSTRQPLSAMELESSEASHVNSNTTSSKRLLVSLSQPMSTMVPPRHRGNFPFTISKPSGIGLHLNSIVNNVPVGCSATVRMKLADNNMSGLGMRSASGTSCFLPQNVKSSSGSSSLVEKVSDINEDMMFRSDASIAAGSTPSETLHPMESLKPLVEYYATPLSKMKVNVEHVHNFEEIKQPSPRKKRKKSSSTLDGDGCKRCNCKKTKCLKLYCDCFAAGIYCAEPCSCQGCFNRPEYEETVLETRQQIQSRNPLAFAPKIVKRVTEFPSNNAEEGNGSTPSSARHKKGCNCKKSMCQKKYCECYQANVGCSSGCRCEGCKNVYGRKEEYGLSEEMISNSGTEERLADTFDDRLEMVATEQDFLLAELYDSHHHTPLTPLFRGSDHGKDAPKLRLTSSRYLPSPESELTILSSYAKPMRSLGNTDSHDVFLDRSKGILDENSYGQETDYHNSEMVDQFSPRCDSLVDMSNLSPLPNPSMVMSSASSKTMGWTNVSRLQPCTGSSRYPSGGSLRWRCSPISSMTQLCETKDHERVDTDNRYYDIFDDDTPEILKDASTPNKSVKVRSPNQKRVSPPHTRMQALGSSSSGGGLKSGRKFILQAVPSFPSLTPCIDSKGGANQKESDV, from the exons ATGGATACCAAAACACTCCCAGACCACTCGGGTAGTTCCTCTGGGGGTGTTGATGAGTACTTGGTTGATCCCGTCGAGGTGGACCATGCAAATTCTTCATATTCAGACAGTTCAAAATTGGAACAATCTGATGGTTTGCTTGCTTCAAATGAATTGAAGAATAACTTGATATCAGATGGTAATGAGTCTGGCCTATCTATGGCTAATgtctccaagaaacaacaaaTTGAAATTTCAGGAGTGCAG TTGCAGAATGTAGGAGGCAGCAATCAAGATAAATGTGATTGCTCTCCTCAGTTGCTGCCTGAACAAAAGCAGATTGTTCCAACAATTGAAGACTATGGTGGCAATGCAAGGGCAAGCACAGGTGGACCAGTTGAGAATGCAATGCAGCATGATTATGAG GCTAGTCAAAACCAGCATAGCATAAGCAGGCGCTGCCTTCAATTTGGAGAAGCTCGACCAAAAAGTACTTTGAGCAGCACCAGTTCTTCCGATCCACAGAATAATATAACCAGTACAAGACAACCTCTTTCCGCTATGGAATTGGAGAGTTCAGAGGCATCTCATGTTAATTCAAATACAACTTCTAGCAAGAGGCTCCTGGTTAGCTTGTCCCAGCCCATGTCAACCATGGTTCCTCCTCGCCATCGTGGAAATTTTCCCTTCACTATTTCCAAGCCATCAGGTATTGGCTTGCACCTAAACAGCATTGTGAACAATGTGCCAGTTGGTTGCAGTGCAACTGTCAGAATGAAGTTAGCAGATAACAACATGAGTGGACTTGGAATGAGGTCAGCATCTGGTACTTCCTGTTTTTTGCCGCAGAACGTCAAGAGTTCCTCGGGATCATCAAGTTTAGTCGAGAAGGTTTCAGACATCAATGAAGACATGATGTTTCGAAGTGATGCTTCAATAGCTGCAGGTTCTACCCCTTCTGAAACTCTCCACCCCATGGAATCCTTGAAGCCTCTGGTTGAGTATTATGCAACTCCACTCAGTAAAATGAAGGTTAATGTAGAGCACGTTCACAATTTTGAGGAAATCAAACAACCTAGCCCCAGAAAGAAAAG GAAGAAATCTTCGAGCACTCTTGATGGTGACGGTTGCAAACGTTGCAATTGTAAGAAAACCAAATGCTTGAAGCT TTATTGTGACTGTTTTGCTGCTGGAATCTATTGTGCTGAGCCTTGTTCTTGCCAAGGCTGCTTTAACAGGCCCGAATATGAAGAAACAGTCCTTGAAACAAGGCAACAAATTCAATCCCGCAATCCACTTGCTTTTGCCCCCAAGATTGTGAAGCGTGTCACTGAATTTCCATCCAACAATGCG GAAGAGGGAAATGGGTCAACACCATCTTCAGCCAGGCACAAAAAAGGATGCAACTGCAAAAAATCAATGTGTCAGAAAAAATATTGTGAATGCTATCAG GCCAATGTTGGATGCTCAAGTGGATGTCGATGTGAGGGTTGCAAAAATGTCTACGGCAGGAAAGAAG AATATGGCCTATCTGAAGAAATGATAAGCAATAGTGGCACTGAGGAAAGATTGGCTGATACATTTGATGACAGACTGGAAATGGTGGCGACCGAGCAAGATTTCTTACTTGCTGAGTTGTATGATTCACACCACCACACGCCTCTTACACCATTGTTCCGGGGCTCCGA CCACGGAAAGGATGCACCAAAATTGCGGCTTACTTCTAGCAGATACCTTCCATCTCCTGAGTCTGAACTTACGATCTTATCATCTTATGCAAAACCCATGAGGTCTCTGGGAAATACAGATAGCCATGACGTATTTCTCGATAGAAGTAAAGGGATTCTTGATGAAAACTCTTATGGTCAAGAAACAGATTACCATAATTCAGAAATGGTGGACCAGTTCTCACCCAGATGTGATTCACTGGTAGATATGTCAAACCTCTCACCgctgccaaatccctcaatGGTCATGTCTTCTGCTTCATCTAAAAcaatgggttggacaaatgttTCAAGACTTCAACCTTGCACTGGAAGTAGTCGCTATCCCTCTGGTGGTTCCCTTCGCTGGCGTTGTTCACCAATTTCATCTATGACACAGTTATGTGAGACCAAAGACCATGAGAGGGTTGACACTGATAACAGGTACTATGACATTTTTGACGATGACACACCTGAGATATTGAAGGATGCTTCTACCCCGAATAAATCTGTGAAAGTAAGGTCCCCCAACCAGAAGCGAGTTTCTCCTCCTCACACTCGTATGCAAGCACTTGGATCAAGCTCATCAGGAGGAGGCTTAAAAAGTGGACGCAAGTTCATATTGCAGGCTGTGCCTTCTTTTCCATCTCTTACCCCTTGCATTGATTCAAAGGGCGGCGCTAATCAGAAAGAAAGTGATGTTTGA
- the LOC119996088 gene encoding uncharacterized protein LOC119996088 isoform X3: MDTKTLPDHSGSSSGGVDEYLVDPVEVDHANSSYSDSSKLEQSDGLLASNELKNNLISDGNESGLSMANVSKKQQIEISGVQNVGGSNQDKCDCSPQLLPEQKQIVPTIEDYGGNARASTGGPVENAMQHDYEASQNQHSISRRCLQFGEARPKSTLSSTSSSDPQNNITSTRQPLSAMELESSEASHVNSNTTSSKRLLVSLSQPMSTMVPPRHRGNFPFTISKPSGIGLHLNSIVNNVPVGCSATVRMKLADNNMSGLGMRSASGTSCFLPQNVKSSSGSSSLVEKVSDINEDMMFRSDASIAAGSTPSETLHPMESLKPLVEYYATPLSKMKVNVEHVHNFEEIKQPSPRKKRQMKKSSSTLDGDGCKRCNCKKTKCLKLYCDCFAAGIYCAEPCSCQGCFNRPEYEETVLETRQQIQSRNPLAFAPKIVKRVTEFPSNNAEEGNGSTPSSARHKKGCNCKKSMCQKKYCECYQANVGCSSGCRCEGCKNVYGRKEEYGLSEEMISNSGTEERLADTFDDRLEMVATEQDFLLAELYDSHHHTPLTPLFRGSDHGKDAPKLRLTSSRYLPSPESELTILSSYAKPMRSLGNTDSHDVFLDRSKGILDENSYGQETDYHNSEMVDQFSPRCDSLVDMSNLSPLPNPSMVMSSASSKTMGWTNVSRLQPCTGSSRYPSGGSLRWRCSPISSMTQLCETKDHERVDTDNRYYDIFDDDTPEILKDASTPNKSVKVRSPNQKRVSPPHTRMQALGSSSSGGGLKSGRKFILQAVPSFPSLTPCIDSKGGANQKESDV; the protein is encoded by the exons ATGGATACCAAAACACTCCCAGACCACTCGGGTAGTTCCTCTGGGGGTGTTGATGAGTACTTGGTTGATCCCGTCGAGGTGGACCATGCAAATTCTTCATATTCAGACAGTTCAAAATTGGAACAATCTGATGGTTTGCTTGCTTCAAATGAATTGAAGAATAACTTGATATCAGATGGTAATGAGTCTGGCCTATCTATGGCTAATgtctccaagaaacaacaaaTTGAAATTTCAGGAGTGCAG AATGTAGGAGGCAGCAATCAAGATAAATGTGATTGCTCTCCTCAGTTGCTGCCTGAACAAAAGCAGATTGTTCCAACAATTGAAGACTATGGTGGCAATGCAAGGGCAAGCACAGGTGGACCAGTTGAGAATGCAATGCAGCATGATTATGAG GCTAGTCAAAACCAGCATAGCATAAGCAGGCGCTGCCTTCAATTTGGAGAAGCTCGACCAAAAAGTACTTTGAGCAGCACCAGTTCTTCCGATCCACAGAATAATATAACCAGTACAAGACAACCTCTTTCCGCTATGGAATTGGAGAGTTCAGAGGCATCTCATGTTAATTCAAATACAACTTCTAGCAAGAGGCTCCTGGTTAGCTTGTCCCAGCCCATGTCAACCATGGTTCCTCCTCGCCATCGTGGAAATTTTCCCTTCACTATTTCCAAGCCATCAGGTATTGGCTTGCACCTAAACAGCATTGTGAACAATGTGCCAGTTGGTTGCAGTGCAACTGTCAGAATGAAGTTAGCAGATAACAACATGAGTGGACTTGGAATGAGGTCAGCATCTGGTACTTCCTGTTTTTTGCCGCAGAACGTCAAGAGTTCCTCGGGATCATCAAGTTTAGTCGAGAAGGTTTCAGACATCAATGAAGACATGATGTTTCGAAGTGATGCTTCAATAGCTGCAGGTTCTACCCCTTCTGAAACTCTCCACCCCATGGAATCCTTGAAGCCTCTGGTTGAGTATTATGCAACTCCACTCAGTAAAATGAAGGTTAATGTAGAGCACGTTCACAATTTTGAGGAAATCAAACAACCTAGCCCCAGAAAGAAAAGGCAAAT GAAGAAATCTTCGAGCACTCTTGATGGTGACGGTTGCAAACGTTGCAATTGTAAGAAAACCAAATGCTTGAAGCT TTATTGTGACTGTTTTGCTGCTGGAATCTATTGTGCTGAGCCTTGTTCTTGCCAAGGCTGCTTTAACAGGCCCGAATATGAAGAAACAGTCCTTGAAACAAGGCAACAAATTCAATCCCGCAATCCACTTGCTTTTGCCCCCAAGATTGTGAAGCGTGTCACTGAATTTCCATCCAACAATGCG GAAGAGGGAAATGGGTCAACACCATCTTCAGCCAGGCACAAAAAAGGATGCAACTGCAAAAAATCAATGTGTCAGAAAAAATATTGTGAATGCTATCAG GCCAATGTTGGATGCTCAAGTGGATGTCGATGTGAGGGTTGCAAAAATGTCTACGGCAGGAAAGAAG AATATGGCCTATCTGAAGAAATGATAAGCAATAGTGGCACTGAGGAAAGATTGGCTGATACATTTGATGACAGACTGGAAATGGTGGCGACCGAGCAAGATTTCTTACTTGCTGAGTTGTATGATTCACACCACCACACGCCTCTTACACCATTGTTCCGGGGCTCCGA CCACGGAAAGGATGCACCAAAATTGCGGCTTACTTCTAGCAGATACCTTCCATCTCCTGAGTCTGAACTTACGATCTTATCATCTTATGCAAAACCCATGAGGTCTCTGGGAAATACAGATAGCCATGACGTATTTCTCGATAGAAGTAAAGGGATTCTTGATGAAAACTCTTATGGTCAAGAAACAGATTACCATAATTCAGAAATGGTGGACCAGTTCTCACCCAGATGTGATTCACTGGTAGATATGTCAAACCTCTCACCgctgccaaatccctcaatGGTCATGTCTTCTGCTTCATCTAAAAcaatgggttggacaaatgttTCAAGACTTCAACCTTGCACTGGAAGTAGTCGCTATCCCTCTGGTGGTTCCCTTCGCTGGCGTTGTTCACCAATTTCATCTATGACACAGTTATGTGAGACCAAAGACCATGAGAGGGTTGACACTGATAACAGGTACTATGACATTTTTGACGATGACACACCTGAGATATTGAAGGATGCTTCTACCCCGAATAAATCTGTGAAAGTAAGGTCCCCCAACCAGAAGCGAGTTTCTCCTCCTCACACTCGTATGCAAGCACTTGGATCAAGCTCATCAGGAGGAGGCTTAAAAAGTGGACGCAAGTTCATATTGCAGGCTGTGCCTTCTTTTCCATCTCTTACCCCTTGCATTGATTCAAAGGGCGGCGCTAATCAGAAAGAAAGTGATGTTTGA
- the LOC119997557 gene encoding cytochrome c oxidase subunit 5b-1, mitochondrial-like, translating into MESSKKLEEMMPIATGHVHEELESELEGKNILEINHPVGPFGTKELQEILAHDVHISHVHPGRSLYKYINSFDDRQDTRNINTEIHDPFMNEEAASIVKSFYDVGCPRGEGEDEHDVVWFWLEKVKPHECSICSQYFKLEVVDPGGTQMAM; encoded by the exons ATGGAATCGAGCAAGAAGTTAGAAGAGATGATGCCCATTGCTACTGGGCATGTGCATGAAGAACTTGAATCTGAGCTTGAG GGGAAGAACATTTTGGAAATCAATCATCCGGTTGGTCCTTTTGGTACCAAG GAATTGCAAGAAATTCTTGCTCATGATGTTCATATCTCCCATGTTCATCCTG GAAGGTCCCTTTACAAGTATATCAACAGCTTTGATGATCGTCAAGATACAAGGAACATCAATACTGAGATTCATGACCCTTTTATGAATGAA GAAGCCGCTTCTATAGTTAAGTCTTTCTATGACGTTGGATGTCCTCGTGGTGAGGGAG AAGATGAGCATGATGTTGTATGGTTTTGGCTAGAGAAAGTCAAGCCTCATGAATGCTCCATCTGTTCCCAGTATTTCAAG CTGGAAGTGGTTGATCCTGGAGGTACCCAGATGGCCATGTAG
- the LOC119996088 gene encoding CRC domain-containing protein TSO1-like isoform X1, with translation MDTKTLPDHSGSSSGGVDEYLVDPVEVDHANSSYSDSSKLEQSDGLLASNELKNNLISDGNESGLSMANVSKKQQIEISGVQLQNVGGSNQDKCDCSPQLLPEQKQIVPTIEDYGGNARASTGGPVENAMQHDYEASQNQHSISRRCLQFGEARPKSTLSSTSSSDPQNNITSTRQPLSAMELESSEASHVNSNTTSSKRLLVSLSQPMSTMVPPRHRGNFPFTISKPSGIGLHLNSIVNNVPVGCSATVRMKLADNNMSGLGMRSASGTSCFLPQNVKSSSGSSSLVEKVSDINEDMMFRSDASIAAGSTPSETLHPMESLKPLVEYYATPLSKMKVNVEHVHNFEEIKQPSPRKKRQMKKSSSTLDGDGCKRCNCKKTKCLKLYCDCFAAGIYCAEPCSCQGCFNRPEYEETVLETRQQIQSRNPLAFAPKIVKRVTEFPSNNAEEGNGSTPSSARHKKGCNCKKSMCQKKYCECYQANVGCSSGCRCEGCKNVYGRKEEYGLSEEMISNSGTEERLADTFDDRLEMVATEQDFLLAELYDSHHHTPLTPLFRGSDHGKDAPKLRLTSSRYLPSPESELTILSSYAKPMRSLGNTDSHDVFLDRSKGILDENSYGQETDYHNSEMVDQFSPRCDSLVDMSNLSPLPNPSMVMSSASSKTMGWTNVSRLQPCTGSSRYPSGGSLRWRCSPISSMTQLCETKDHERVDTDNRYYDIFDDDTPEILKDASTPNKSVKVRSPNQKRVSPPHTRMQALGSSSSGGGLKSGRKFILQAVPSFPSLTPCIDSKGGANQKESDV, from the exons ATGGATACCAAAACACTCCCAGACCACTCGGGTAGTTCCTCTGGGGGTGTTGATGAGTACTTGGTTGATCCCGTCGAGGTGGACCATGCAAATTCTTCATATTCAGACAGTTCAAAATTGGAACAATCTGATGGTTTGCTTGCTTCAAATGAATTGAAGAATAACTTGATATCAGATGGTAATGAGTCTGGCCTATCTATGGCTAATgtctccaagaaacaacaaaTTGAAATTTCAGGAGTGCAG TTGCAGAATGTAGGAGGCAGCAATCAAGATAAATGTGATTGCTCTCCTCAGTTGCTGCCTGAACAAAAGCAGATTGTTCCAACAATTGAAGACTATGGTGGCAATGCAAGGGCAAGCACAGGTGGACCAGTTGAGAATGCAATGCAGCATGATTATGAG GCTAGTCAAAACCAGCATAGCATAAGCAGGCGCTGCCTTCAATTTGGAGAAGCTCGACCAAAAAGTACTTTGAGCAGCACCAGTTCTTCCGATCCACAGAATAATATAACCAGTACAAGACAACCTCTTTCCGCTATGGAATTGGAGAGTTCAGAGGCATCTCATGTTAATTCAAATACAACTTCTAGCAAGAGGCTCCTGGTTAGCTTGTCCCAGCCCATGTCAACCATGGTTCCTCCTCGCCATCGTGGAAATTTTCCCTTCACTATTTCCAAGCCATCAGGTATTGGCTTGCACCTAAACAGCATTGTGAACAATGTGCCAGTTGGTTGCAGTGCAACTGTCAGAATGAAGTTAGCAGATAACAACATGAGTGGACTTGGAATGAGGTCAGCATCTGGTACTTCCTGTTTTTTGCCGCAGAACGTCAAGAGTTCCTCGGGATCATCAAGTTTAGTCGAGAAGGTTTCAGACATCAATGAAGACATGATGTTTCGAAGTGATGCTTCAATAGCTGCAGGTTCTACCCCTTCTGAAACTCTCCACCCCATGGAATCCTTGAAGCCTCTGGTTGAGTATTATGCAACTCCACTCAGTAAAATGAAGGTTAATGTAGAGCACGTTCACAATTTTGAGGAAATCAAACAACCTAGCCCCAGAAAGAAAAGGCAAAT GAAGAAATCTTCGAGCACTCTTGATGGTGACGGTTGCAAACGTTGCAATTGTAAGAAAACCAAATGCTTGAAGCT TTATTGTGACTGTTTTGCTGCTGGAATCTATTGTGCTGAGCCTTGTTCTTGCCAAGGCTGCTTTAACAGGCCCGAATATGAAGAAACAGTCCTTGAAACAAGGCAACAAATTCAATCCCGCAATCCACTTGCTTTTGCCCCCAAGATTGTGAAGCGTGTCACTGAATTTCCATCCAACAATGCG GAAGAGGGAAATGGGTCAACACCATCTTCAGCCAGGCACAAAAAAGGATGCAACTGCAAAAAATCAATGTGTCAGAAAAAATATTGTGAATGCTATCAG GCCAATGTTGGATGCTCAAGTGGATGTCGATGTGAGGGTTGCAAAAATGTCTACGGCAGGAAAGAAG AATATGGCCTATCTGAAGAAATGATAAGCAATAGTGGCACTGAGGAAAGATTGGCTGATACATTTGATGACAGACTGGAAATGGTGGCGACCGAGCAAGATTTCTTACTTGCTGAGTTGTATGATTCACACCACCACACGCCTCTTACACCATTGTTCCGGGGCTCCGA CCACGGAAAGGATGCACCAAAATTGCGGCTTACTTCTAGCAGATACCTTCCATCTCCTGAGTCTGAACTTACGATCTTATCATCTTATGCAAAACCCATGAGGTCTCTGGGAAATACAGATAGCCATGACGTATTTCTCGATAGAAGTAAAGGGATTCTTGATGAAAACTCTTATGGTCAAGAAACAGATTACCATAATTCAGAAATGGTGGACCAGTTCTCACCCAGATGTGATTCACTGGTAGATATGTCAAACCTCTCACCgctgccaaatccctcaatGGTCATGTCTTCTGCTTCATCTAAAAcaatgggttggacaaatgttTCAAGACTTCAACCTTGCACTGGAAGTAGTCGCTATCCCTCTGGTGGTTCCCTTCGCTGGCGTTGTTCACCAATTTCATCTATGACACAGTTATGTGAGACCAAAGACCATGAGAGGGTTGACACTGATAACAGGTACTATGACATTTTTGACGATGACACACCTGAGATATTGAAGGATGCTTCTACCCCGAATAAATCTGTGAAAGTAAGGTCCCCCAACCAGAAGCGAGTTTCTCCTCCTCACACTCGTATGCAAGCACTTGGATCAAGCTCATCAGGAGGAGGCTTAAAAAGTGGACGCAAGTTCATATTGCAGGCTGTGCCTTCTTTTCCATCTCTTACCCCTTGCATTGATTCAAAGGGCGGCGCTAATCAGAAAGAAAGTGATGTTTGA